A genomic segment from Terriglobales bacterium encodes:
- a CDS encoding HAD family hydrolase — protein MKTLSSAAILFDLDGVLVDSRAAVERQWAVWAREHHLDPARVIPIAHGRPTIETIREVAPQLDADAEAASMEQREISDLEGVRAIAGAADLLARIPPDRWAVVTSGTRDLATTRLRAVGLPVPHTMVSAGDITHGKPDPEPYLKGAAALRFAARDCIVIEDAPSGIRAGKAAGMRVIAVPTTYPVRQLGEADVIIKRLSDLRITTANTPGRQAVHLEILLPGS, from the coding sequence ATGAAAACTCTCTCCTCCGCCGCCATTCTCTTCGACCTCGACGGGGTTCTGGTTGACTCCCGCGCCGCCGTCGAGCGCCAGTGGGCTGTCTGGGCGCGCGAGCACCATCTCGATCCCGCCCGGGTTATCCCCATCGCCCACGGCCGTCCGACCATCGAGACCATCCGTGAAGTCGCGCCCCAGCTCGACGCCGACGCCGAAGCCGCGTCCATGGAACAGCGTGAAATCTCCGACCTGGAAGGGGTGCGCGCCATTGCTGGGGCCGCCGATCTGCTGGCTCGTATTCCTCCCGACCGCTGGGCGGTCGTAACCTCCGGCACGCGCGACCTGGCCACCACTCGCCTGCGCGCCGTCGGCCTTCCGGTCCCGCACACCATGGTCTCTGCCGGCGACATCACCCACGGCAAGCCCGACCCCGAACCTTATCTCAAGGGCGCGGCAGCATTGCGCTTCGCTGCCCGCGACTGCATCGTCATCGAGGATGCGCCCTCCGGCATCCGCGCCGGCAAAGCCGCGGGGATGCGCGTCATCGCCGTGCCCACCACTTATCCTGTCCGCCAACTCGGCGAGGCCGATGTCATCATCAAGCGCCTCTCCGACCTGCGCATCACAACCGCGAATACGCCCGGGCGGCAGGCTGTGCATCTCGAAATCCTGCTCCCCGGATCATGA